The window CGTGTTCGGCGTGCACGATCCCGGCCCGGTGCTGAGCTTCGGGCCGATCATCCTCATGGGCGTGCTCTTCGGCCTCGCGATGGACTACCAGTTGTTCCTCGTCTCGGGCATGCGCGAGGCGTACGTCCACGGCGCCCCGGCGCGCGCCGCGGTCGTTGCCGGCCTGCGCGGAGGTCGCGCGGTCGTGACGGCCGCCGCGATCATCATGATCTCCGTCTTCGGCGGCTTCATCTTCAGTCACCTGGCGATGGTGCGGCCGATCGGCTTCGGGATGGCGATCGGTGTGCTCTTCGACGCGTTCGTCGTGCGGATGGTGATCGTGCCGGCGCTCATGCACCTGTTCGGGCGTGCGGCATGGTGGCTGCCACGCTGGCTCGACCGCATCCTGCCCGATGTGGACGTCGAGGGCGCGGCCCTCGAACGCGCTCACCCCGTGCAGCACTGACGCTGTGAGACACGGATGAGGGGGTGCCCACCGTCCGGGGGGCCACCCCCTCATCCGCGTGCTCGTATCAGGCCGCGTCGCCGACGAGGACCGCGACGCCCTCTTCAGCCGCATCCGCCGGGCGCTCATCGATGCGACGCAGGGCGCGACGGCCGAGCGCGATGGTCAACGCGGCGATCACGATCGATGCCGCGGCCACGAGGTATGGCACCGTCGCGTTCGAGGCGTGCCACAGCCACGCCGCGAGCGGGGGAGCGGCCGCCCCGCCGAGGAACCGGACCGCAGAATAGGCCGACGATGCGACCGCGCGGGGGAGATCCGTGGCCTCCATGACCGCCTCGGTGAGCACCGTGTTCATCACGCCGAGAAGCAGACCCCCCACGACGATGCATGTCACCAGTGCGGCGGAGCTCGCCACGAGGAGGCCACCGACGACGAGATCGATTGCGAGCAGCGGCAGCACGACCAGCATGACGCCCGATCGGGTGAAGCGGCGCAGCAGGAGCGGCGCGACCCACACGCTCGTGATCGCGAGGGCGACGCCCCACCCGAAGAAGGTGAAGCCGATGCCCATCGCTCCGAATCCGAGCGGGAAGGGCGAGAAGGCCAACAGGGTGAAGAAGCCGATGTTGTAGAACAGGGCCGCGACCGCGAGCACGGCGAGCGCCGGCTTGCCGAGGGCTCGGAACGGCGCCGACAGCGGTACCGGTGTGCGCTTCTCCTTCGGGCCGCGCAGCAGCACGGCGACGGCGATGAACGCGATCGCCATCAGCGCGACGACGCCGAAGAAGGGGCCGCGCCAGCTCACCTCGCCGAGGAGGCCGCCCAGCAGCGGACCGACGGCGATACCGACGCCCAGGGCGGCCTCGTACAGCACGATCGCCGCAGAACTGCCCCCGCTGGCCGCGCCCACGATCGTGGCGAGAGCAGTGGAGATGAACAGAGCGTTGCCCAGACCCCATCCGGCGCGGAAGCCGATGATGGCGTCGACGCTGCCCGACAGTGCGCTGAAGAGCGAGAAGACGACGATCAGAGCGAGGCCCGCGAGCAGCGTGGCCTTCGCACCGATGCGACTCGAGATCCAGCTCGTGACCAGCATCGCGAGGCCCGTGACGAGCAGATAGCTCGTGAAGAGGAGCTCGGTCTCGACGGGGGTGGCCTCGAGAGACTCGGCGATGGCCGGGAGGATCGGATCCACGAGGCCGATGCCCATGAACGCCACCACGCAGGCGAACGCGACGGCCCACACCTGCGCGGGCTGACGCCAGACCGACGTCGTCGCCCCGCTCATCGTGCCGCTCCCGCAAAAGCGTCCGTGCGCGACATCAGGATGCGGGAAGCGTGATCGAGCGCCGCCCACTCGGCGTCGTCGAGGTCGGTGAACAGCGGCTCGAGCGTCTCGCCGAGCTGAGTGCGCCATGCATCCATCGCTTCCGATCCGGCGGGGGTGATCGAGACGAGCGTCACCCGGGAGTCCTCTTCGTCACGTTCGCGCGCCACGAGATGGAGTTCGGCGAGCTGGCCGACCAGACGGGTCATGCCGGGCTGGGTGGTGCGGCTCAGCCGCGCCAGGTCGC is drawn from Microbacterium binotii and contains these coding sequences:
- a CDS encoding MFS transporter yields the protein MSGATTSVWRQPAQVWAVAFACVVAFMGIGLVDPILPAIAESLEATPVETELLFTSYLLVTGLAMLVTSWISSRIGAKATLLAGLALIVVFSLFSALSGSVDAIIGFRAGWGLGNALFISTALATIVGAASGGSSAAIVLYEAALGVGIAVGPLLGGLLGEVSWRGPFFGVVALMAIAFIAVAVLLRGPKEKRTPVPLSAPFRALGKPALAVLAVAALFYNIGFFTLLAFSPFPLGFGAMGIGFTFFGWGVALAITSVWVAPLLLRRFTRSGVMLVVLPLLAIDLVVGGLLVASSAALVTCIVVGGLLLGVMNTVLTEAVMEATDLPRAVASSAYSAVRFLGGAAAPPLAAWLWHASNATVPYLVAAASIVIAALTIALGRRALRRIDERPADAAEEGVAVLVGDAA
- a CDS encoding MarR family winged helix-turn-helix transcriptional regulator is translated as MRKAEAIERIVVAAHALTRVAAVTTQNDAPAAQWRALSILQKEGPQRVGDLARLSRTTQPGMTRLVGQLAELHLVARERDEEDSRVTLVSITPAGSEAMDAWRTQLGETLEPLFTDLDDAEWAALDHASRILMSRTDAFAGAAR